In Asterias rubens chromosome 15, eAstRub1.3, whole genome shotgun sequence, a genomic segment contains:
- the LOC117299797 gene encoding uncharacterized protein K02A2.6-like — MSLKSYCYKLIVPKALQQEMLNKIHSSHLGINKCKARARDTLYWPGMSKQIEDMCSRCAICLEHRKSNMKEPMIPHTTPERAWSKVGTDLFYLGSRTYLIVVDYYSKFPEIMLLDDTTSKGVITVLKSIFARHGIPDHVISDGGPQYSSNAFREFAHTWQFNHVKSSPGYAQSNGMAERTIQTVKQMLKKANKSNQDPYLSLLEYRNTPIDQHLGSPCQLLMSRRTRSILPTHAKLLQPKVQTDIQQQLINRQTVQKMYHDRNSSKLPNLNIGDTVRVQQKDGTWKPAVVTQKTQEPRSYIVRTPMGELRRNRKHLLKTKEDPPNLEPPDLDHVSHKRSQQLDKNPQTVVQQSRSGRMIRQPRRYVEEC; from the coding sequence ATGTCGCTGAAGAGTTACTGTTACAAATTAATCGTTCCTAAGGCACTGCAGCAAGAAATGCTGAACAAGATACACAGTAGTCACTTGGGCATAAACAAGTGCAAAGCTAGGGCACGAGATACTCTATATTGGCCAGGGATGTCAAAACAAATAGAAGACATGTGCAGCAGGTGTGCAATCTGTCTAGAACACAGAAAATCAAACATGAAAGAACCAATGATTCCGCACACGACCCCAGAACGTGCATGGTCCAAAGTTGGAACCGATCTATTTTATCTGGGTTCAAGAACATATTTGATAGTAGTGGACTACTATTCGAAATTTCCGGAAATAATGTTGCTAGATGACACTACCAGCAAAGGTGTCATAACTGTACTAAAGAGCATATTTGCTCGTCACGGAATTCCAGATCATGTGATCTCAGATGGAGGACCGCAGTACAGTAGCAATGCGTTCAGGGAATTTGCACATACATGGCAATTCAATCATGTGAAGTCTAGCCCTGGGTATGCACAGTCCAATGGAATGGCAGAAAGAACCATTCAAACCGTGAAACAAATGCTAaagaaagcaaacaaaagcaaCCAAGATCCATATCTAAGTCTATTGGAGTACAGAAACACACCCATAGATCAACACCTTGGGTCACCATGTCAGTTGCTTATGAGTAGGAGAACAAGGAGCATTCTACCTACACATGCCAAACTGTTGCAACCAAAAGTTCAGACTGATATCCAACAACAACTGATCAATAGGCAAACAGTACAAAAAATGTACCATGACAGAAACTCCAGCAAACTACCAAATCTGAACATAGGTGATACTGTCAGAGTACAACAAAAAGATGGAACTTGGAAACCAGCTGTTGTGACACAGAAAACACAAGAACCTAGATCGTACATTGTGAGAACACCCATGGGAGAACTAAGAAGAAACAGAAAACAtcttcttaaaaccaaagaagATCCTCCCAATCTAGAACCGCCAGACCTAGATCATGTGTCACACAAAAGATCACAACAGCTGGACAAAAATCCCCAAACAGTTGTACAACAGAGCAGGAGTGGTAGAATGATCAGACAACCAAGAAGATATGTCGAAGAATGCTAA